A window of Pedobacter lusitanus contains these coding sequences:
- a CDS encoding YjjG family noncanonical pyrimidine nucleotidase, which translates to MIKHIFFDLDHTIWDFDKNARETLTELYHQYQLNLLGLPACEVFIDVYTENNHALWAEYHLGKITKEELRSERFSRTFVQLNVSPELVPHGFEEDYVNQSPRKKNLFEGSEKVLAYLQQKYTLHIISNGFKETTLTKMETCKLNPYFSNVIISEDVGVNKPDSAIFEYALNKAGAQKHESIMIGDSLEADIRGAQSFGIKAIFFNPLNIARPADVDWQILHLEELMQHF; encoded by the coding sequence ATGATTAAACATATCTTTTTTGATTTAGATCATACCATCTGGGATTTTGATAAAAATGCCCGGGAAACCTTAACTGAATTATATCATCAGTACCAGTTAAATCTGCTTGGTCTTCCGGCCTGCGAAGTATTTATTGATGTCTATACTGAAAATAATCATGCGCTCTGGGCAGAATATCATTTGGGAAAAATCACCAAAGAAGAGTTAAGATCTGAAAGGTTCAGCAGAACTTTTGTTCAGTTGAACGTATCACCGGAGCTGGTTCCACATGGTTTTGAAGAAGATTATGTCAATCAGAGTCCGAGAAAAAAGAATCTCTTTGAAGGATCTGAAAAAGTCCTGGCCTATCTGCAGCAAAAGTACACGCTCCATATTATCTCGAACGGGTTTAAAGAAACGACCCTGACCAAAATGGAAACCTGTAAGCTGAATCCTTATTTCTCCAATGTAATTATTTCGGAAGATGTAGGGGTGAATAAACCTGATAGCGCAATTTTCGAATATGCCTTAAATAAAGCAGGTGCACAGAAACACGAAAGTATTATGATTGGTGACAGTCTTGAAGCTGATATCCGTGGTGCGCAGAGCTTTGGTATAAAAGCTATTTTTTTTAACCCGCTGAACATTGCCCGTCCAGCCGATGTAGACTGGCAGATTCTGCATCTCGAAGAATTGATGCAACATTTTTAG
- the upp gene encoding uracil phosphoribosyltransferase produces the protein MIFDLSKTNSIANIFVAELRDENIQKDSMRFRKNLERLGEFFAWEISRNLTYTDSETQTPLGIAKTKALGDQPVLATILRAGLPMQQGLLNIFDRADAAFVTAYRKSNPAGTIEIHVDYISAPDLTDRILIIADPMLATGLSMVLCCKELMARYKIKELHIIAAIASAEGVKHVRANLPHAKLWLGAIDDEMTVKSYIVPGLGDAGDLAYGTKI, from the coding sequence ATGATATTTGACCTGAGTAAAACAAATTCTATTGCTAATATTTTCGTGGCGGAGTTACGTGATGAAAATATACAGAAGGATTCCATGCGCTTCCGTAAAAACCTGGAAAGACTCGGTGAGTTTTTTGCATGGGAAATCAGCAGAAATCTGACTTATACAGATTCAGAAACGCAAACACCGCTGGGTATTGCTAAAACCAAAGCTCTGGGCGATCAGCCGGTGCTGGCTACTATTTTACGTGCGGGTTTACCTATGCAACAGGGACTATTGAATATTTTTGACCGTGCTGATGCCGCATTTGTAACTGCCTACAGGAAATCAAATCCGGCTGGAACGATAGAAATTCACGTAGATTATATCTCAGCTCCTGATTTAACAGACAGGATATTGATTATAGCAGATCCTATGCTGGCTACCGGCCTGAGCATGGTATTGTGCTGTAAGGAACTGATGGCAAGATATAAAATCAAAGAACTGCATATCATTGCTGCCATTGCAAGTGCAGAAGGTGTAAAACATGTACGCGCTAATTTACCTCATGCCAAATTATGGTTAGGTGCTATAGACGACGAAATGACCGTTAAATCATATATTGTACCTGGATTAGGTGACGCAGGAGATCTTGCTTACGGAACCAAAATCTAA
- a CDS encoding DUF7033 domain-containing protein, which yields MKLLVYVPILSPRIKYVFNFIFTDILKTQAGFSSNVQEFKASSLPKITYSDLPVGDEPFFKNSDFLLAHTITPPNIKTTTFGDMIVPFAVDNSSLPFDVFAAAFYFVSRYEEYLPFDADPDGNYPVEASLQFKLKLLEFPVIDGWALMLKNMLLKRYPKLHFGQKKFEFIPLVCMYDAPGMSSFNIFRHAINFLRNIPFVSRSRSAEQTKGSGLSLFLNAEHEKHKLNPVYFFKPSAEIDLICDRQISFPKSYLQLLKNGVSKDYRMGYPASIGFRAGTCTPFFWYDLQLEKTTHLQVYPIAVNDIILLKDRTFNIDETLYKWGRLIENVKLLNGHFYLLWHKESLPEFGKGKVGRRLYTQLLSNFLSLPNDI from the coding sequence ATGAAATTACTGGTATATGTTCCCATACTTTCACCAAGGATTAAGTATGTTTTCAACTTTATTTTCACCGATATCCTCAAAACACAGGCAGGGTTCAGCTCTAACGTGCAGGAATTCAAAGCTTCATCATTACCCAAAATAACTTATTCAGATCTTCCTGTCGGGGATGAGCCATTTTTTAAAAACTCAGATTTCCTGCTTGCACATACAATTACCCCGCCAAATATAAAGACCACCACTTTTGGGGATATGATTGTCCCTTTTGCTGTTGATAACAGCAGTTTACCATTTGATGTTTTTGCCGCAGCTTTTTATTTTGTGAGCAGGTATGAGGAATACCTGCCTTTTGATGCTGACCCTGATGGTAATTATCCGGTTGAAGCAAGTTTGCAGTTCAAACTGAAACTGCTGGAATTCCCTGTTATTGACGGCTGGGCGCTGATGCTCAAAAACATGCTGTTAAAGCGCTATCCCAAATTGCATTTCGGACAGAAAAAATTTGAGTTTATTCCATTGGTCTGTATGTACGATGCACCGGGAATGAGCTCATTTAATATATTCAGGCATGCGATTAACTTTTTAAGAAATATCCCTTTTGTTTCACGAAGCAGGAGCGCCGAACAAACAAAGGGCAGCGGATTGTCATTATTTCTGAATGCAGAGCATGAAAAACACAAACTGAACCCGGTTTATTTTTTTAAACCTTCTGCTGAAATTGACCTGATTTGTGACAGACAGATCAGTTTCCCCAAAAGCTATCTGCAACTATTAAAAAATGGAGTCAGTAAAGATTACAGAATGGGTTATCCGGCCTCTATCGGTTTCAGGGCCGGCACCTGTACTCCATTTTTCTGGTATGATCTTCAGCTGGAAAAAACCACTCACCTGCAGGTTTATCCGATTGCTGTAAATGATATTATTCTATTAAAAGACAGGACATTTAATATCGATGAAACCTTGTATAAATGGGGCAGACTCATAGAAAATGTAAAATTGCTAAATGGCCATTTTTATCTGTTATGGCATAAAGAATCGCTGCCGGAATTTGGCAAGGGGAAAGTGGGCAGAAGACTATACACACAATTGTTAAGCAATTTTTTATCTTTGCCAAATGATATTTGA
- the uvrB gene encoding excinuclease ABC subunit UvrB yields the protein MKFQLVSDYKPTGDQPAAIEQLVTGVNNNENYQTLLGVTGSGKTFTVANVIQQTQKPTLILSHNKTLAAQLYGEFKNFFPENQVNYFVSYYDYYQPEAYMPSSNTYIEKDLSINEEIEKLRLRTTSALMSGRRDTIVVSSISCIYGMGNPEDFSRSVFRFSVGTRVSRNSFLHSLVEILYARTINDFKRGTFRVKGDTVDIFPAYLDTAYRISFFGDDIEELSVIDPVTGKTIEKVEDMAVYPANLFVTPKDRFTSSIWGIQEELEVRKNQLIGDRQLLEAKRLEERVNFDIEMMKELGYCSGIENYSRFFDGRQPGMRPFCLLDYFPDDYLMVIDESHVTVPQIRAMYGGDRSRKLSLVEYGFRLPSALDNRPLNFEEFESLAPQTIYVSATPADYELQKSEGIVIEQVIRPTGLLDPLIEVRPAVNQVDDLLDEIDKTIKMGDRVLVTTLTKRMAEELTKYMDRLNIKCRYIHSEVKTLERVEILRGLRLGEFDVLIGINLLREGLDLPEVSFVAILDADKEGFLRSDRALIQTVGRAARNDRGRVILYADKITDSMARTIDETSRRREKQIAYNTENGITPKTVGKSREAILEQTSVLDFSATTDHKKAYVETNQASIIADPIVQYMTQAEMQKSIDKTRKEMAKAAKDMDFLMAARLRDEMFAMETVFEERFGKQKVK from the coding sequence ATGAAATTTCAACTTGTTTCAGATTATAAACCTACGGGTGATCAACCAGCCGCCATTGAACAACTGGTTACAGGCGTTAACAATAATGAAAATTATCAGACTTTACTGGGTGTTACCGGATCTGGGAAGACATTTACTGTGGCCAATGTAATACAGCAGACACAGAAGCCTACATTGATCCTGAGCCACAATAAAACGCTGGCAGCACAATTATATGGAGAGTTCAAAAACTTTTTCCCTGAAAACCAGGTCAATTATTTTGTCTCTTACTATGATTACTATCAGCCGGAGGCTTATATGCCCAGCAGTAATACTTATATCGAAAAGGATTTAAGTATAAATGAAGAAATAGAAAAATTAAGACTGAGAACAACTTCAGCATTAATGTCCGGCCGCAGGGATACAATTGTAGTTTCTTCTATTTCCTGTATTTATGGTATGGGAAATCCGGAAGATTTCTCCCGCTCAGTATTTCGTTTTTCGGTTGGAACCAGGGTCTCCAGAAATTCATTTCTGCATAGCCTGGTTGAAATTTTATACGCCCGTACGATCAACGATTTTAAAAGAGGAACTTTCAGGGTAAAAGGTGATACAGTTGATATTTTTCCGGCTTATCTGGATACTGCTTACCGGATTTCTTTTTTTGGAGATGATATAGAAGAACTGAGTGTTATTGATCCCGTAACAGGGAAAACCATAGAGAAAGTGGAAGATATGGCTGTCTATCCGGCAAATCTGTTTGTAACACCAAAAGATAGATTTACTTCGTCGATCTGGGGAATACAGGAAGAGCTGGAGGTACGTAAAAATCAACTGATAGGAGACAGGCAGCTGCTGGAAGCCAAGAGACTGGAAGAAAGAGTGAATTTTGATATAGAAATGATGAAAGAACTGGGTTATTGTTCAGGTATCGAGAACTATTCGAGGTTCTTTGATGGCCGTCAGCCCGGTATGCGTCCTTTCTGTTTACTAGATTATTTTCCTGATGATTATTTAATGGTTATTGATGAAAGTCATGTGACTGTTCCACAGATCAGGGCGATGTATGGCGGAGACAGATCCCGCAAACTTTCATTGGTTGAATATGGATTCCGTTTGCCGTCTGCACTGGATAACAGGCCTTTAAATTTTGAAGAATTTGAGAGTCTTGCACCCCAGACAATTTATGTAAGTGCAACACCTGCAGATTATGAATTGCAGAAATCTGAAGGTATAGTTATTGAGCAGGTAATCAGACCTACCGGGTTGCTGGATCCGCTGATAGAAGTAAGACCGGCAGTAAATCAGGTAGATGACTTACTGGATGAAATAGATAAAACTATTAAAATGGGTGACCGTGTGCTGGTAACCACGCTGACCAAACGTATGGCAGAAGAGTTAACCAAATACATGGACAGACTGAATATTAAGTGCCGTTATATTCACTCTGAAGTGAAGACCCTGGAACGGGTAGAGATTCTGCGTGGTCTGCGTCTGGGAGAATTTGACGTATTGATCGGGATCAACCTATTAAGAGAGGGACTGGATTTACCGGAAGTGTCATTTGTGGCCATTCTGGATGCTGATAAGGAAGGGTTTTTAAGATCTGACCGGGCATTAATTCAGACTGTCGGACGGGCGGCAAGAAATGACAGGGGCCGGGTAATTCTCTATGCAGACAAGATTACGGATTCTATGGCCAGAACCATAGATGAAACCAGCCGTCGCAGAGAAAAACAAATAGCTTATAATACTGAAAATGGTATTACCCCTAAAACAGTAGGGAAAAGCAGAGAGGCGATCCTTGAACAGACATCGGTACTGGACTTCTCGGCAACAACAGATCATAAAAAGGCTTATGTGGAAACTAACCAGGCAAGCATTATTGCTGATCCGATTGTACAGTATATGACTCAGGCAGAGATGCAGAAATCAATTGATAAGACCCGTAAGGAAATGGCTAAAGCAGCCAAGGATATGGATTTCTTAATGGCAGCGAGATTGCGGGACGAAATGTTCGCTATGGAGACTGTATTTGAAGAAAGATTTGGTAAACAAAAAGTTAAATAA
- a CDS encoding YwbE family protein — protein sequence MNGKNRSDIYPGLEVDIILKKDQRSGKLTRGIVANLLTSSAFHSRGIKVRLEDGQIGRVAEIVEED from the coding sequence ATGAACGGAAAAAACAGGTCGGATATTTATCCCGGACTAGAAGTAGATATCATTTTGAAGAAAGATCAGCGCAGCGGGAAGCTGACCAGAGGAATCGTAGCTAACCTGCTGACTTCGTCAGCTTTTCACTCCCGTGGAATTAAAGTCAGGCTGGAAGATGGGCAAATAGGCAGGGTTGCAGAGATCGTTGAGGAAGATTAA
- a CDS encoding DUF4834 family protein gives MGLIKFLFFTILILWIIRLLLRLVFPMIVKNIFGKMQQSSGYAGQQHQQQQQRQSNRPEGSLSIDYVPPQPKQGNADKLGDFVDYEEVK, from the coding sequence ATGGGATTAATTAAATTTCTTTTTTTTACTATACTGATACTCTGGATTATCCGTCTTTTGTTGAGACTGGTTTTTCCTATGATAGTCAAAAATATCTTTGGTAAAATGCAGCAGTCTTCGGGTTATGCCGGACAACAGCATCAGCAGCAACAACAACGTCAGTCTAACAGACCCGAGGGCTCGTTGTCAATCGATTATGTACCACCACAGCCTAAGCAGGGGAACGCCGATAAATTGGGTGATTTCGTTGATTACGAAGAGGTTAAATAA
- a CDS encoding UDP-2,3-diacylglucosamine diphosphatase, translated as MCKREVDIVVISDVHLGTYGCHAKELLKYLKSIKPKMLILNGDIIDIWQFSKRYWPETHMKVVRKLMKFVVEGVPVYYLTGNHDELLRKFADMHLGTFHIQNKLVLELDGKKAWFFHGDIFDVTMQHSKWLAKLGAVGYDSLILINSFVNWGLKLFGREKMSFSKKVKAQFKDAVKFINKFEDTAAELAAKNGYAFVVCGHIHQPEMRTVTTEDGQVLYLNSGDWVENLTALEYNQESWTIFKYDHKDFQTDEVEEGILSDSEDLHSKLDINMLLQKIKLEIV; from the coding sequence ATGTGTAAAAGAGAAGTTGATATTGTAGTGATTTCTGATGTCCATCTGGGCACTTATGGTTGTCATGCAAAAGAACTCCTTAAATATTTGAAAAGTATTAAGCCTAAAATGCTGATCCTTAATGGAGATATCATTGATATCTGGCAGTTTAGTAAAAGATACTGGCCGGAAACGCATATGAAAGTAGTCAGGAAACTGATGAAATTTGTAGTGGAAGGTGTGCCTGTGTATTATCTGACCGGTAATCATGATGAGCTGCTGCGTAAATTCGCAGATATGCACCTGGGAACCTTCCATATTCAAAATAAACTGGTTTTAGAACTTGACGGTAAAAAGGCATGGTTTTTCCATGGTGATATTTTTGACGTAACCATGCAGCATTCCAAATGGCTTGCCAAACTTGGAGCTGTCGGATACGATAGTTTAATCCTGATTAACAGTTTTGTAAACTGGGGTCTGAAACTGTTTGGCAGAGAAAAGATGAGTTTCTCTAAAAAAGTTAAAGCGCAGTTTAAGGATGCAGTTAAGTTTATCAATAAATTTGAAGACACAGCTGCAGAACTGGCAGCAAAAAATGGTTATGCATTTGTGGTATGCGGACACATTCACCAGCCGGAAATGAGAACTGTAACTACCGAAGACGGGCAGGTTCTTTATTTAAATAGTGGAGACTGGGTAGAAAACCTGACTGCACTGGAGTATAACCAGGAAAGCTGGACTATTTTTAAATATGATCATAAAGATTTTCAAACTGATGAGGTAGAAGAAGGAATTCTATCAGATAGTGAGGATTTACATAGTAAGCTGGATATCAATATGTTGCTACAAAAGATAAAATTAGAAATTGTCTAG
- a CDS encoding glycosyltransferase family protein codes for MKILYAIQGTGNGHISRAREIVPLLQQHGDVELLISGTQADVKLSQQVAYQLHGFSFIFGKKGGVNHYETWKSMNLPRFVKDMRMLPLKNYNLILNDFEPVTAWACKLKGVESVGLSHQASFQSKKVPKPKSIDWAQLVMKYYAPSTHYVGFHFKEYDDFIHTPVIRSEIRNLQTSNLGHYTVYLPAIDDKLLVPVLKQVPQVKWEVFSKHTRTSFTDGNVYVRPVNNEQFNSSLASSEGLFTGGGFEGPAEALFLGKKLLVVPMKFQYEQQCNAYALQQMGLPVIWGSNKNWLPVIQKWVNEPQEHQFNFPDETAAVIEKVVRTFAR; via the coding sequence ATGAAGATACTTTATGCTATTCAGGGTACGGGAAACGGCCATATCAGCCGTGCCAGGGAAATTGTTCCCTTATTACAGCAGCATGGTGATGTAGAGTTACTGATTAGTGGTACACAGGCAGATGTCAAACTAAGTCAGCAGGTGGCTTATCAGCTTCATGGATTCAGCTTTATTTTTGGAAAAAAGGGTGGGGTAAACCATTACGAGACCTGGAAATCGATGAATCTTCCAAGATTTGTTAAGGATATGCGCATGCTGCCCCTGAAAAACTATAACCTTATTTTAAATGACTTTGAGCCTGTTACGGCCTGGGCTTGTAAACTCAAAGGTGTGGAAAGTGTAGGATTGAGCCATCAGGCTTCCTTTCAGTCAAAAAAAGTCCCGAAGCCAAAAAGTATAGACTGGGCACAGCTGGTGATGAAATATTACGCGCCATCCACCCATTACGTGGGCTTTCATTTCAAAGAATACGACGATTTTATACATACCCCGGTTATTCGTTCAGAGATCAGAAATCTCCAGACCAGTAATCTTGGCCATTATACAGTATACTTGCCCGCCATTGACGATAAATTGCTGGTTCCGGTACTGAAACAGGTTCCGCAGGTAAAATGGGAAGTGTTTTCCAAACATACACGGACTAGCTTCACTGATGGAAATGTTTATGTGCGTCCGGTTAACAATGAGCAGTTCAATAGCAGTCTTGCCAGTTCTGAAGGGTTATTTACCGGCGGTGGTTTCGAAGGACCTGCAGAGGCCTTGTTTTTAGGGAAAAAGCTTTTGGTTGTTCCTATGAAGTTCCAGTATGAGCAGCAGTGTAATGCCTATGCTTTACAGCAGATGGGCCTGCCGGTAATCTGGGGCTCTAATAAAAACTGGTTACCAGTAATTCAGAAATGGGTAAATGAGCCACAGGAACATCAATTTAATTTTCCGGATGAAACAGCTGCGGTGATTGAAAAAGTTGTAAGGACTTTTGCCAGATAA
- a CDS encoding DUF6427 family protein, which produces MINQFKTLNPINLLLLFAYTFFMRISILINPPVRLNFEFLESYTKFMVQIPIGDSLPVISNILLAGVLVFIQAIIFNRIVNNHALLAKPSFLPALLYITGASLFGPFLILSPVLICNFMLILIMDKLLKIGKSPNAIMIMFDIGIFIAVGTLIYFPFVMMLLLIWLSLLLYRSFNWREWVSGLVGFLSIIFFLAVFYYWNDNLGMFYKIWLPLKNKFPSMFKIRYDDYLVLVPVAITMVLAAIQLRENFFRSFISTRKAFQMLFFMFLIAILSVYTKSNFKLYHFLLCVPPGAVLLAYYFSNAAKRWFYESLFLILVLTIQFFLFV; this is translated from the coding sequence ATGATCAATCAATTCAAAACGTTAAACCCTATCAACCTGCTGTTGCTGTTCGCATATACTTTTTTTATGCGGATCTCTATTCTTATTAATCCGCCAGTGCGGTTGAATTTTGAATTTCTGGAATCCTATACCAAATTTATGGTTCAGATTCCTATAGGAGACAGTCTGCCGGTGATCAGTAATATTCTGCTGGCAGGGGTTTTGGTTTTTATTCAGGCTATTATTTTTAACAGAATCGTTAATAATCATGCATTGCTGGCTAAACCCAGCTTTCTGCCTGCATTGCTTTATATTACAGGAGCAAGTTTATTCGGACCTTTTCTGATTCTGAGTCCGGTACTGATCTGTAATTTTATGCTGATCCTGATTATGGATAAATTGCTGAAAATAGGGAAATCGCCCAATGCAATTATGATCATGTTTGATATCGGGATATTTATTGCAGTGGGCACTTTAATTTATTTTCCCTTTGTCATGATGCTGCTGCTGATCTGGCTGAGTTTGCTGTTGTACCGGTCATTTAACTGGAGAGAATGGGTCTCAGGGCTGGTGGGTTTTCTTTCTATTATCTTTTTTCTGGCTGTTTTTTATTACTGGAATGATAACCTCGGGATGTTTTATAAAATATGGCTTCCGTTAAAGAATAAGTTTCCGTCAATGTTTAAAATCAGGTATGATGATTACCTGGTATTGGTTCCGGTGGCAATTACCATGGTTCTGGCAGCAATACAGCTGAGGGAAAACTTCTTCAGAAGTTTTATCAGTACAAGAAAGGCCTTTCAGATGCTGTTTTTTATGTTTCTGATAGCCATCTTAAGTGTTTATACCAAATCGAACTTTAAACTTTATCATTTTTTACTGTGTGTGCCGCCGGGTGCAGTTTTGCTGGCTTACTATTTTTCAAACGCTGCAAAACGCTGGTTTTATGAAAGCCTGTTCCTTATTTTGGTTCTGACAATACAGTTCTTTTTGTTTGTTTAA
- a CDS encoding type III pantothenate kinase, translating to MHNLVIDIGNTNSKIAVFKDKVLVFFQILEHFDQQVLTALIATYKIANSTVSSVKKSDADLIAVLKAKTNYLPFSTSLNTGINNYYKTVSTLGQDRWAKIIAVHHAYPRQNCLVIDAGTCITYDLLNKEGAYYGGSISLGFKMRFNALNHYTGKLPLVKWDREMEIIPPGTDTETAIINGVLQGVINEVEGFIALNAKNNKELKVVITGGDATFLLEQLKNSIFAPQIIHDPYLVLKGLNEVIAFEYVQKN from the coding sequence ATGCATAATCTTGTTATAGATATCGGCAATACTAACAGTAAAATAGCTGTTTTTAAGGATAAGGTGCTGGTATTTTTTCAAATCCTTGAGCATTTTGATCAGCAGGTGCTGACAGCTTTAATTGCAACATATAAAATAGCAAATTCTACTGTTTCCAGTGTGAAGAAGTCTGATGCTGATTTAATAGCTGTTTTAAAAGCCAAAACTAATTATTTGCCTTTTTCTACCAGTCTGAATACTGGCATTAATAATTATTATAAAACAGTATCTACCCTTGGGCAGGACAGATGGGCTAAGATAATAGCTGTTCATCACGCTTATCCCCGGCAAAATTGTTTGGTCATAGATGCAGGAACCTGTATCACTTATGACTTGTTAAACAAGGAGGGAGCCTATTATGGAGGCAGTATAAGTTTGGGGTTTAAGATGAGATTCAATGCCTTAAATCACTACACGGGTAAGCTGCCACTGGTAAAATGGGATAGGGAAATGGAAATTATTCCTCCGGGTACTGATACGGAGACAGCCATCATAAATGGCGTTTTACAGGGTGTAATCAACGAAGTTGAGGGTTTTATTGCGCTCAATGCCAAGAATAATAAAGAACTGAAGGTAGTTATAACTGGAGGGGATGCTACTTTTTTGCTGGAACAATTAAAAAACAGCATCTTTGCACCTCAAATTATACACGATCCCTATTTAGTATTAAAAGGATTAAATGAAGTCATTGCATTTGAATATGTACAAAAAAATTAA